A genomic region of Thunnus maccoyii chromosome 13, fThuMac1.1, whole genome shotgun sequence contains the following coding sequences:
- the LOC121910560 gene encoding odorant receptor 131-2-like, with product MNNTTEVTQVMLFQTPFKALLSMLPCLLFLYVNAVMLFALLRKPFLLESSRYILFGHLLIIDTLQLLVTMLLYLFAETMVRMISYVCVTVTLLAVATYKMSPINLAVMSLERYVAICFPLRHTDITTNRTTGTAITVMWIVGSLDSLTQFFLFISLENTGFILQSFCTKSNVFQLKIYSTVYNAFTAIYFALVSLIIIYTYIAIMIVVKSASGNVNKAMKACKTVLLHLFQLCLCLTSTLFNMISPNKMTTINTAMAVTTRYVLFLSLIVFPKCLSPLIYGLRDDTLRHVFRYYFTFGFKVTIKPSPKS from the coding sequence ATGAATAACACAACAGAAGTAACCCAGGTGATGCTGTTTCAGACACCTTTCAAAGCTTTGCTGTCCATGCTGCCGTGTCTCCTTTTCCTGTATGTAAATGCAGTCATGCTGTTCGCCTTGTTGAGGAAGCCCTTCTTACTGGAGTCCTCTCGCTACATCCTGTTCGGTCATTTACTCATCATCGACACTCTCCAACTTCTAGTGACTATGTTGCTTTACCTCTTTGCTGAGACCATGGTCAGAATGATCAGCTACGTTTGTGTAACTGTCACGCTACTTGCAGTCGCCACTTACAAAATGTCACCCATCAACCTGGCTGTGATGTCTTTGGAGAGGTATGTTGCTATTTGTTTTCCACTGAGGCACACGGACATTACCACCAACAGGACGACGGGCACAGCCATCACTGTTATGTGGATAGTGGGCTCTTTGGACTCACTCACCCAGTTTTTCCTGTTTATCAGTCTGGAGAACACAGGTTTCATTCTGCAAAGTTTCTGCACTAAAAGCAATGTCTTCCAGCTAAAGATTTATTCAACTGTATATAACGCCTTCACCGCTATATATTTTGCGTTGGTGAGTCTGATTATCATCTATACATATATTGCTATCATGATTGTTGTAAAGTCAGCCTCGGGTAATGTTAATAAAGCCATGAAGGCCTGCAAGACAGTGTTATTGCATCTGTTTCAGTTGTGCCTTTGTCTCACCTCCACTCTGTTTAATATGATATCCCCCAATAAGATGACGACCATAAATACTGCAATGGCTGTTACTACTCGGTATGTCCTCTTTTTAAGTCTTATTGTCTTTCCTAAGTGTTTGAGCCCACTCATATACGGCCTCAGAGATGACACCCTCAGACATGTCTTCAGATACTATTTCACCTTTGGTTTCAAAGTCACTATTAAGCCATCTCCAAAGTCttga
- the LOC121910561 gene encoding odorant receptor 131-2-like has product MNNTTEVTQVMLFQTPIKALLSMLPCLLFLYVNAVMLFALLRKPLLLESSRYILFGHLLFIDSLQLLVTMLLYLFAVTMVRMISYVCVTVTLLAVVTVKMSPINLAVMSLERYVAICFPLRHTDITTNRTTGIAITVMWILASLDSLTQFFLFISLENTGFTLQSFCTKNDVFRLKIYSTVYNAFTAIYFVLVSLIIIYTYIAIMIVVKSASANVRKAIKACKTVLLHLLQLCLCLTSTLFNMIISNNMLNINTAMAVNIQYALFVSLIVFPKCLSPLIYGLRDDTLRHVFRYYFTFGFKVTIKPSPKS; this is encoded by the coding sequence ATGAATAACACAACAGAAGTAACACAGGTGATGCTGTTTCAGACACCTATCAAAGCTTTGCTGTCCATGCTGCCGTGTCTCCTTTTCCTGTATGTAAATGCGGTCATGCTGTTCGCCTTGTTGAGGAAGCCCCTCTTACTGGAGTCCTCTCGCTACATCCTGTTCGGTCATTTACTCTTCATCGACTCTCTCCAACTTCTAGTGACTATGTTGCTTTACCTCTTTGCTGTGACCATGGTCAGAATGATCAGCTACGTTTGTGTAACTGTCACGCTACTTGCAGTCGTCACTGTTAAAATGTCACCCATCAACCTGGCTGTGATGTCTTTGGAGAGGTATGTTGCTATTTGTTTTCCACTGAGGCACACGGACATTACCACCAACAGGACGACGGGCATAGCCATCACAGTTATGTGGATATTGGCCTCTTTGGACTCACTCACCCAGTTTTTCCTGTTTATCAGTCTGGAGAACACAGGTTTCACTCTGCAAAGTTTCTGCACTAAAAACGATGTCTTCCGTCTAAAGATTTATTCGACTGTATATAACGCCTTCACTGctatatattttgtgttggtGAGTCTGATTATCATCTATACATATATTGCTATCATGATTGTTGTAAAGTCAGCCTCGGCTAATGTTCGTAAAGCTATTAAAGCTTGCAAGACAGTGTTGTTGCATCTGCTTCAGTTGTGCCTTTGTCTCACCTCCACTCTGTTTAATATGATTATCTCCAATAACATGTTGAATATAAATACTGCAATGGCTGTTAATATTCAGTATGCCCTCTTTGTAAGTCTTATTGTCTTTCCTAAGTGTTTGAGCCCACTCATATACGGCCTCAGAGATGACACCCTCAGACATGTCTTCAGATACTATTTCACCTTTGGTTTCAAAGTCACTATTAAGCCATCTCCAAAGtcttga
- the LOC121910752 gene encoding odorant receptor 131-2-like: MICFFVYALSLQMLYEAVIMNNTTEVTQVMPFREPVKALLSMLPCLLFLYVNAVMLFALLRKPFLLESSRYILFGHLLIIDTLQLLVTMLLYLFAETMVRMISYVCVTVILLSVVTYTISPINLAVMSLERYVAICFPLRHTDITTNRTTGIAITVMWILASLDSLTQFFLFISLENTGFILQSFCARNNVFRLKIYSTVYNAFTAINFVLVSLIIIYTYIAIMIVVKSASANVHEAMKACKTVLLHLFQLCLCLISTLFHMISPNKMTTINTAMAVTTRYVLFVSLIVFPKCLSPLIYGLRDDTLRYIFRYYFTFGFKVTIKPSPKS, from the coding sequence atgatatgtttttttgtgtatgcccTGTCTTTACAAATGCTGTATGAAGCTGTGATCATGAATAACACAACAGAAGTAACACAGGTGATGCCGTTTCGGGAACCTGTGAAAGCTTTGCTGTCCATGCTGCCGTGTCTCCTTTTCCTGTATGTAAACGCGGTCATGCTGTTCGCCTTGTTGAGGAAGCCCTTCTTACTGGAGTCCTCTCGCTACATCCTGTTCGGTCATTTACTCATCATCGACACTCTCCAACTTCTAGTGACTATGTTGCTTTACCTCTTTGCTGAGACCATGGTCAGAATGATCAGCTACGTTTGTGTAACTGTCATTCTACTTTCAGTCGTCACTTACACAATTTCACCCATTAACCTGGCTGTGATGTCTTTGGAGAGGTATGTTGCTATTTGTTTTCCACTGAGGCACACGGACATTACCACCAACAGGACGACGGGCATAGCCATCACAGTTATGTGGATATTGGCCTCTTTGGACTCACTCACCCAGTTTTTCCTGTTTATCAGTCTGGAGAACACAGGTTTCATTCTGCAAAGTTTCTGCGCTAGAAACAATGTCTTCCGTCTAAAGATTTATTCAACTGTATATAACGCCTTCACCGCTATAAATTTTGTGTTGGTGAGTCTGATTATCATCTATACATATATTGCTATCATGATTGTTGTAAAGTCAGCCTCGGCTAATGTTCATGAAGCCATGAAGGCCTGCAAGACAGTGTTATTGCATCTGTTTCAGTTGTGCCTTTGTCTCATCTCGACTCTGTTTCATATGATATCCCCCAATAAGATGACGACCATAAATACTGCAATGGCTGTTACTACTCGGTATGTCCTCTTTGTAAGTCTTATTGTCTTTCCTAAGTGTTTGAGCCCACTCATATACGGCCTCAGAGATGACACCCTCAGATATATCTTCAGATACTATTTCACCTTTGGTTTCAAAGTCACTATTAAGCCATCTCCAAAGTCttga